DNA sequence from the Malus domestica chromosome 06, GDT2T_hap1 genome:
taaGAAGGCtcgtgagatgacctctgccaataaggatccGAAAACCCTTctcaaccgagacttggatagataaccagtcggcctaaacgcaatgttgtttatccaaactgaaggtgcttcgtggtcggctgattctatgacggcagtgttgtttatccaaaataaAGATGTTCGCCCGTtaccttcacagtgttgtttatccaaaatgaagatgtgttggcgaaaaagaaaataaaaaatctcaaggttgttgagaggtttcgtgtagagcgagggtttgcacaaggtagtttgtgtgttgaattggagagggtTTAATGTGCGTTCATcctctgtatttatagtagcGAACTTACTTCCGGCCGAGTTAGAACCTTACCTGAACTAGGACTCCTCATCCTGATCTAACTAAGACTCGGCCAATCCTACTTTAATTAGGACTTTGAACACATCTCCACAACGAACCAGGTTCTTTCCCTGCTCATTAGTGCCTTTAGCTTTAACACTCCTGGGGGTTTAAGGATTCATCCTTCATTTTTATCCAAATCAAACCTTCTCACAAAGGGACTCGGTCGACAAACAACTAGACAACCCCCAGTACCCAGTTGGCCCATGATCCGCCTTACTACCATTGGATCAAGAGTCTCGGCCCATTTGTTACCTTCGGCCCAAAGCATTGCTTTGGACCCAAACAAtaccatttattatttattatttatttgtcaaAATATCATCTGCAAATCCACACACGCGTTCAATagtatttttgtatatataatCTTCTGTTAGAGAATAGGATCTCACATTGGTCATATGACAAAATAATAAACAATTAATATATGGAGTTTCCAATCCTAATGTCATTGAGGCCCTTTGTGATATAACTCAAGACCTAATAATAAGTAGTTAATTGAGACAATATTGGTTATGGTAGTGGCGGACTTGCATAGACTCAAACTTACCTCTTTTAACAATGTGAAGAAAAGTACCACTAACCAAGAGTTCGATCACAAGAGTGATCCCTTCCTTTTAATTTAGCAAATTAAAGGAAGGGTTTCATGAAAGCTTCCTTTAAGAAAGCAAATATTTTTAAACAAGTTTTACAAGGTCAAATCCCATTTTTGTGCCTTAAGGATCCCATTTTTGTGATGCCAGGAGGAACCTTTGAATCTTAATTTTTTCTGAGGCCCAGAGGAAGGGCTGAAATAGAACGAGGGAAATATGTGTAGACAACAAGAGGAGTTCTCACCACATGAGACCCATCACTCAATACAACTGAACCAGATGTAATTGGCTGGTTTGAAGTCCTTGGACCAGTTACCTTCACTATAAATGATTTCTCCTCCCCGAtagaagagaaagaaagggtAGTTGGTGAAACCGAAATAGTTATTGCGTCGCTAGGTGTGTAGAAGCTTATGGTATAAGTTGAGTTTGTTGAGCCAACATCGGTGACTGTTCTTGGGAACTCAGCATTGATCGCTCGACCATCTTCTAGTTGAAGGGAGAACGAGGGGTAGTTAAGGTCCCAAGCTTTGCCTGGCTTTGTGCTGCCACAACTGCTGTTGTCACCAGTTATGATGTTTAATATGCTGCTATTGTAACCTTGTTTGCAGAGGAAGTTTATGTGGTCTGCTTCGGATGCGTCAAAGATGAGACTGGGGTTTACTGCTTTAAGAGGGTTTATGTGACCAGATCCGTATGCAAATTCGAGGTCTTCGTGCTTCTTTGAGTCCAGGACATGAGCTGTTCATGGGGAAAAACAATGGTAGTTTAATAGAGATGAAATAAACGTATCTATCAGTTCCTATGGTAATGCATATTACTCATGTGGATtaaacttaaaagcccaattaAACTGCACTTTTAGTCCTCGTACATACATTGCTAGGGTTTCCATTTATTCGTAATTTATAAGAATTGCTCATAGTTTCAAGACATCACAAATTAAGGCCTAGCATTTTCTCATCctatttaaaataaacagtgTATATGGTTATAGTTTGTTCATACCTGTGCTCATGAGGGCAGATTTATTGGAAAGTCAATGAGATCTTACCTTACAAGGATTGATTTAGAAAAGAAATTGATTTGTAATTTATATGTAATTGATACATTAGTTAGTTTCCTTTGTTATATAGCAAGATTGTAGGACCTCAGTTGTATAAATCAAGTTCATCAAATCAATGGAAGGAATCCTGGcagaatattttttttccataCCAATTTTACATGGTACCAGAGCAAGTTAATTCCTAGCTCTTTGCTTCCACCATTGATCTCCTCGCTTAGAATATTGCGACTTTCTTTGAGTTGTCCTATTCACAATGGGCACCAATCAAGACATCAAAGATAAAAGCAAGACTAATGCTTCTCATCCAGTTTTTCTTCATCACTCCAATATTTCTTGGAGTCTTCCTAAAGGTTCTTCTCTGCCGAGATCAACTCATAATAATATGACTAGTCATCCTACATGTTTGTCAAAGTTAGTGCCTGATCTTCGTTGGATTATTGATAGTGGGGCAACGGACCACATCATCTCAACCCCTAACTTACTAAATAGGAAAGTTATGAAGCCTTCTATGCCACCAATGCTTCTTCCCAGTGGAGAGAGTGCACCCATCACTTCAACGGGGACTCTATCTCTTAACTCTTACCTTTATTTACGAGATGTCTTATGCGTGCCTACCTTTCAGGTTAATTTTATGTCTGTGAGTCAGCTTACAGGAGTACAATGTTCAGTGATTTTTTTTCCTCGTTCGTGTATTTTGCAGGACTTGGCTACGAGGACAACGATTGGTTTGGGTAAAGAACGTAATGGACTTTACTATCTCGTGGTATTGGCGTCTAACAAAGCACCTTCCATCCATCGCCCAACCTGTCACCTAGCTATTTCTGCTACTGATTTGTGGCACCGTCGTTTAGGACACATCTTTTATTCCCGTTTGCAGTTTTTAGCCTAGTCATCATTAGATTGTCCTTCACAATTCAATGGTGTGTGATGCTTGCCATTTGGCTAAATAAACTCGCCTTCCCTTTCCCACTAGTTCAATCTCAACATCAAGACCATTTTCACTTATTCATTGTGACATACGGGGTCCTCACAAAATTCCTACCATGTCTAGGGCACGATATTTTTTTACTATAGTGGATAATTATTCCCGTTTCACTTGGGTTTCCCTAATGCACCATAAACATGAAACACAAGGCCTactcaaatctttttttttctatggtCCATACCCAGTTTCATACTAATATCCAAAACATCCGAGTGGATAATAGGGGAGAGTTTGTTTCGTTGAAAGATTTTTTCCTAGAACAAGGGACCATTTACCAACATAACTGTGTCTATactccccaacaaaatggagtagttCGAGCACAAACACCGCCATATCCTTGAAGTCACCAGAGCCTTGCGATTTCAAGCACATCTTCCTCTTCACTTTTTGGGGGATTGTATCTACATAGCGGTTTACTTGATTAACCGTTTACCTACTTTGCTTCTTTCAAAGAAAACCCCCTTCGAAAAGCTGTATAATAAATTCCCCTCTTATAGCCACATGAAGGTTTTTGGGTGTCTTTGCCTTTGCCACTACTGTTGGACCTACTACCAAATTTGACCCTAGGGCCAAGAAGTGTGTTTTTCTCGGTTACCCACATGGGCAAATGGCCTACAAACTTTATGATTTGTCTACCAAAAAAATCTTTATAAGTCGTGACATTGTGTTTCATGAAAATGTTTACCCTTTTCAAGGTCAAGATCACAGCAGCACCGAATCTTTGCCCATCTCCCAATCTGTCCTTCCCACTCCCGAACCAATCCTTGATTTGACTAATCAAGCACAAGAACTTCATGACTCATCAACAACTACTCCACAAAACCCCCAAGAACCTGAACCCTCATTCACACCACCTCACGACTTACCCGTTGTCCCTGCAGTACCCCCCAGCCTCACATTTCTCTCCACTTCCAAATTTGACTTGTCAACCTGCCCTTACACCAACTTTGCCTTCTCCCACGTCACCACCACAACATGCAACCTCAACTGCAACTCCATCACCACATCTGACTAGTCAACCACCACAACCTATTCGCCAGTCAGAACGCCTTCGAGGTCCTCCTACCTACCTCAAGGATTTTGTCTGCAAGCAGGCCCCATTGCAGGGACCCAAACAATTGTTGTCTTCGTTTTCAAGTCTCACACTAGGTACACGTTATCCGCTTTGTCATTTCCTTTCATACCATCGATATGCACCCAAACATTTGGcctttattagccaaatcaatCGCGTTGTGGAACCCCGTTCTCTTGCAAAGGCTAAATCTGATCCCCGATGGCAGCAAGCCATGCAATCTAAAATTGATGCCTTGGAATCCATTAATACATGGACATTTACCACTCTCCCTCTCGGGAAGCAACCCATTGGCTGCAAATGGGTCTACAAAGTCAAGCATTGCTCTGATGGCTCTATTGAAAGGTATAAGGCTCGTCTTGTTGCCAAAGGTTTCACCCAAATCAAAGGCATTGATTACCATGATACATTTTCTCCTAGTGCAAAGATGACTACTGTTCTTTGCTTGCTTGCTCGTGCTGCTGCACGTAATTGGTCACTTAATCAGCTTGATGTGAATAACGCattccttcatggtgatcttcATGAAGAGATTTACATGTCTCCTCCACCTGGTTTTCAGTGACGGGGAGAACTTAGTGTGTCGCCTTAACAAATCATTGTATGGCCTCAAGCAAGCCTCTCGCCAATGGTTTGCAAAGTTCACGGAAGCTATTCACGCTGCTGGTTATGTTCAGTCTAAAGTGGACTACTCTCTCTTCACTCGTAAATGTGGAAAGTCTTTTACTGCCCTTCTGATTTATGTTGACGACATATTAATCACAGGTAATGATGAAAAAGCTATCTCTTCCCTCAAACAGTTTCTTCACACTAGGTTTCGTATCAAAGACCTTGGGGATTTGAAATTCTTTCTGGGGATTGAAGTCTTTCATTCAAAGAAAGGTCTATGTATTTCACTAAGGAAATATGCTCTGGATGTACTCAAAGATGTTGGCTTGCAAGGTACACGACCTGTCAATTTTCCAATGGAGCAAAACCTCAAGCTCTCAGATTCTGGCGAAATACTCAATGATCCATCTCGATACCGAAGGTTAGTGGGACGTTTAATATATCTAAACCATCACTCAACCTGATATCACCTACACAGTTCACGTTCTCAGTAGGTTCATGCATGAACCTCGCAAACCACATCTTGATGCAGCTCTCAGGCTCTTACGGTATATCAAGACTACTCCAGGTCAAGGCTTGTACTTTTTAGCAGAAAATAATCTAAAATTGAGAGCTTATAGTGACTTTGATTGGGGAGGCTGTCGACTCACTCAAAGATCCACTACTGGATACTGCATTTTTATGGGAAATTCATTAATATCTTGGCGGTCCAAAAGACAAAAGACGGTTTCACTTTCTTCAGCCGAAGCTGAATATCGAGCCATGGCAGGGACTAGTTGTGATCTCACACTTTTCTGTGACAACAAAGCAGCATTACACATCGCTGCTAATCCGGTTTTTCATGAGAGAACACGACACATCGAGATGGATTGCCATTTTATTAGGGACAAGATTCAAGAAGGTTCAATTGTGACTAGTCATGTTCGTTCTGCACAACAGCCAGCTGATGTGTTTACCAAGGCTTTGGGGGAAGTTGCTTTTACTGGAATTTTGCGCAAGTTAGGAGTTCTTGACATtcactctccaacttgagggggagtgtcgGAAAGTCAATGAGATCTTACCTTATAAGGATTGATTTAGAAAAGAAATTGATTTGTAATTTATATGTAATTGATACATTAGTTAGTTTCCTTTGTTGTATAGCAAGATTGTAGGACCTCAGTTGTATAAATCAGGTTCATCAAATCAATGGAAGGAATCCTGGcagaatattttttttccataCCAATGTTACAAGATTTGACTGCAGCAGCGGACCAATTTGGATGAGCAGCCTTAACATAGCCAGCAGCACCACTAGCATGAGGGCATGACATTGAAGTCCCTGGGATTTGATACTGCGAGTATCGGGGTAGAAGtcttcggaaggcggtgccgaAGGAGACCAAGCAGCAAGTATGTCAACACCAGAAGCTGTCAGATTGGGCTGTAACATTTTATCCACAGTCTCAACATATTAATAAGTAAGTTCTTCAGGAACCTACTTGTAGAGAAAAATGATGTGCAAACTCGGACATTCTGAACATTTTCACCTTGAGAATATCTGGGGTCACAGGGTTCGGTCCTCttgaagaaaatgatgaaatggATGGTGCCATGGCATCCTTGTCAGTGTTGGGTTCGTAAACCAAAATTGTTGCAATTGGATTCCTGATACAGGTTGGTTTTCATTTCTTGTTCCGAATTGTATTTGTGACCTTGGTTTAGAGAGAAGTCTATGGAATGTGTACttactttgtcaatttgatgTAGTTCAAAACCTTCTGTCCATGTTCTATTGTGAGCTGTGTTACAGGTGATGCATAACTGAACTGTTGAACTATAAGTATTTGAGCTGAAATGTTTTAGAATAAGTTTTGTTTAAATTGGTGAATCCACTTGTGCAGGATGAGGCAAAGTGTAAATGTCTAGTTTTGTAAaaaaggccatgagtgccatgtgttGGTAGATCCATGAAATTAGAGAGATGTGTGTCTAGGATGAAATGTAGTAGTTTATGTGGTCCCAAGTTAAGGACCTTCAGTTAATGTAAAGCATGTGAGTGCTCATTTTCTAAGATGAGTAGCAATATTCCTCTGTAAAGCTTTCTGCAGAGAGAAGAACAAGAAACCGTTCGCTTTCTCCAACCTTTGTTCATCGTGTGTTTTCTGTACAGCTCCATCTTCATCAAAACTCTCATTGAAATCAAGTtacactaacatggcctcagagcctggTTGGGTCTAACAATCTGGGCGTAAATCTGTGAAGCTATTTTTGAGCTCAATCGAAGCTCTCTTGAAGCTCCGTGAACGTTGTCGATTCAGATCAAAACATGTCTGGATCTGGAGGCTCGGAAGTGAGGACTCCAGttttctccggtgagaactacgagttctgGAGAATTAAAATGGCAACGATATTCAAATCCCTTGGGTTATGGAATCTGGTAGAGAAGGGGATTGAAACCTCCAATCCGAAGAAGAAGGAAGCTGGAGAAGCATCGAAGGATGATAAAGAAATGGTAGCTGTTCTGATGAAAGACGCAAAGGCTTTGGGAATCATTCAGAATGCAGTCTCGGATCAGATCTTCCCACGAATCGCCAATGCCGAGTCAACTAAGATGGCATGGGATTTGTTGTACGGGGAGTATCACGGTGGTGATCAGGTACGATCTGTGAAATTGCAGAATCTTAGGAGAGAGTTTGAATATGCTAGGATGAGAGATGATGAGTCTTTATCTAGCTATCTTACACGGCTGAATGagctaattaatcaaatgagaaCATTTGGTGAATCTCTGTCGAATGAGAGACTGGTGCAAAAGGTTCTGATTAGTCTTAGTAAACCTTATGATTCTATCTGTTTGGTTATAGAAAACACAAAGTGTCTAGAGACTGTAGAGTTGCAGGAAGTAGTTGCAATCTTAAAAAGTCAAGAACAACGGTTTGATCTGCATACTGTTGATACTACTGGGAAAGCATTCTCATCTTTCTCAGTGAGTTCAAAAGAGCAGGATAGGGGTGAAGGTCAATCTGGTTCATCTCAGTTCCAGAAAAATTGGAATAACAAGGGCAAGAAATGGGGTTCAAAACCTAAGTTTCAGCAGAAATTTCCTGCTAATCCTGCACATAATGCACAGTCAATGGGGCAGATAGGTACAAAACCACAGTGCAGGGTATGTTCTAAGTTTCACTTTGGAGAGTGTAGGTATAAAGGGAAACCTAAATGCTATAACTGTGAAAAGTTTGGTCACTGGGCTAGAGAGTGCACAGTAGGTAAATTAGTGCAAAAGGCAAATAGCACAATCACTGAATCAAAAGTGAATGGAGAATGGTATGTAGACAGTGGCTGTAGCAACCATATGACAGGGGATTCTAAGTTGTTGATAGACATGAAGACAAATGTGGTTGGCAAGGTTCAAATGCCCACAGGGGAACTCATGAATGTGGC
Encoded proteins:
- the LOC139196815 gene encoding cucumisin-like produces the protein MSTAHVLDSKKHEDLEFAYGSGHINPLKAVNPSLIFDASEADHINFLCKQGYNSSILNIITGDNSSCGSTKPGKAWDLNYPSFSLQLEDGRAINAEFPRTVTDVGSTNSTYTISFYTPSDAITISVSPTTLSFSSIGEEKSFIVKVTGPRTSNQPITSGSVVLSDGSHVVRTPLVVYTYFPRSISALPLGLRKN